The region TGCGGGTTGCGCTCACCCGCCCCGAGCAACTCCGAAGCAAGCGCCTCGTAGCTCGCATCCGGCGCGAGGTCCGCTTCAGCCTGAACGCCCCCGTTTGTCTGCGCCTCTGCGATGGACCGGCTGCACTCCAGTGCGCAGGGCCCGCTGAGTCCGGAATGCGTGAAGAGCAGGTCGCCGCGCCAGCGCACGATCTCCTTGCCCGCTTGCCGCGCCTTCAACATGCAGTCCCTGAGGGCCACACCCGCGTATTCGCCCCATTTTCGGTCTGCGAGCCTCAAAGGCGCCAGAGCCGCCCGGACGGGGACGATCGTGTGGCCAAGCGCCTTGGCCCAGGCCCAACCGTCGCCCGTCGTACCCGACTTCGGATAGGAGCTTCCGCCGACGGCGAGGACCACATGCCGGCTTGGGATCGCGCCCTCAAAGGTCTGAACTCCGCTTATGCCGCGATCGTCTCGAAGGATGTTCGTCACGGGCGAGTTCAGCCGCATCTCGACTCTGCGTCTCCGAAGCTCCTGACAAAGGATGGCAACCACGTCTTTGGCAGTTTGATGGACCGGAAACACCCGCCCATCAGGCCGAGTCATCACCTCCAGTCCACGGCTTCGGAAGAACTCGATGATGGCCCGGTTGGGCAGACGGTAGCAGGCGGGGCGCAGGAACCTGGCCTCATTGGGCCGGAAGGCGCGGATGACGTCCTCAAGCGGCCCGTCGTGCGCGACGTTGCACTTGCCCCCGCCCGACATCAGGATCTTGGTGCCTACGCGAGGGGTCTTCTCAAGGAGCAAGACGCTCGCACCCAACTCTGAAGCTCGAATCGCCGCCATGAGGCCCGCAGCCCCCGCACCCACGACGATCACCGGCTCCACCTGACGATTGTAGCTGCAGGCGCCAAATTCCGCGGCTCAGGGGCACCCTGAGCCCTTGCCCCAGCCCATACCAACCACGCCCGTTTGACAACCTCGGAGAGTCTATCTGCGCTTTAAGTGGAGCAGCAACGCCACTCCGAGGCCCGCGCACATCAGCGATGACGGTTCTGGTACGACGGCCTGGAAGGTTGCCTCGGGCACCGACGAAGCGATCACGTCGAGCTCCCCCATGTTCGTCGAAACATTCTGGAATCCCACGACTGAAAGCGCCGTGCCAGTTATCGGTCCGACCGACGATGCAAGATCATAGGTGGGGCCAAGAGCGGTCTGTACGTCCAGATAGTCACTGCCGTTGAACTTTCCGAAGCCGACAATCGAGTTGCCCTGGTTGTAAAACACGGAGCAGTTGGCGGAGTCACTGAACGTCGCCGTACCCACCCCCGCGATCCAAATCGTCGATGGCGAGTCCACTGGCAAGGCCGGGTCGCCAAAGGCGTTCAGCACAAGGAGAGTCGTATCCGAGGTGACTTTGATCAGGAACTCGGCAGATTCGAAATCCG is a window of Armatimonadota bacterium DNA encoding:
- a CDS encoding aminoacetone oxidase family FAD-binding enzyme; translation: MEPVIVVGAGAAGLMAAIRASELGASVLLLEKTPRVGTKILMSGGGKCNVAHDGPLEDVIRAFRPNEARFLRPACYRLPNRAIIEFFRSRGLEVMTRPDGRVFPVHQTAKDVVAILCQELRRRRVEMRLNSPVTNILRDDRGISGVQTFEGAIPSRHVVLAVGGSSYPKSGTTGDGWAWAKALGHTIVPVRAALAPLRLADRKWGEYAGVALRDCMLKARQAGKEIVRWRGDLLFTHSGLSGPCALECSRSIAEAQTNGGVQAEADLAPDASYEALASELLGAGERNPQRRVLGFLEDYLPERMRAEALIQAAVPLEQAFRDLDRKSRNRLVEAMKGFKLGDVAEVILEKGEVVAGGVALDEVDPHTMASRKCHGLYCCGEALDVAGPVGGYNLQAAFATGWVAGEAAARAWQESDGAAPK
- a CDS encoding PEP-CTERM sorting domain-containing protein, which translates into the protein MKRLTALAIALSTAVVACAVPSAYLFSGRMSGSLGASDFESAEFLIKVTSDTTLLVLNAFGDPALPVDSPSTIWIAGVGTATFSDSANCSVFYNQGNSIVGFGKFNGSDYLDVQTALGPTYDLASSVGPITGTALSVVGFQNVSTNMGELDVIASSVPEATFQAVVPEPSSLMCAGLGVALLLHLKRR